A genome region from Amblyraja radiata isolate CabotCenter1 chromosome 32, sAmbRad1.1.pri, whole genome shotgun sequence includes the following:
- the gle1 gene encoding nucleoporin GLE1 isoform X3 encodes MLDEELTPERAFLLLSPEATQIEGYVKMYETVHKIKGQAELKHRQELQQKIVHDLSTSSTEQMKRFEESLELKQRQEYEEMRDMMEKGSLEARGRQEKLKEEHRRKAKNMNLKLREAEQQRLRQKELEHQRQAESRDRLRKLNAIQAEVLHLNMQIEPYLKQKDLVGLDLSEYSNRGNQLCSLVSGVIKLTSEGGLLQQEDMLNAERALLQMRTLIAAMHEKIAAVAAEKKRVKEEEEKALQKKQEVKTEVAPPAPQQKPTHKEGLQLKADSSILQWYQRLQDSCNQCAASINDLNNSKDSKVKKIKMDLQKTATIPVGQISSVAASHLREIFDKINNLLLGKQISSGGKLVSISQHPQGQEFVYYKLAEKFVKQGEEEVASHHEAAFPIAVVASGIWESHPKVGDIFLAHLHRKCPYAVPFFPSWKDGLPKEEYQRLLGYRVQENCVEQQDNFLKRMSGMVRLYAAIMVSRWPYGTKQGEHPHDLNHAWRWLAQMLNMEPLADVTATLLFDFLEVCGHALMLKYQNQFWKMIRLIMTEYFPRIEAVTGNGQVGAVIRLRQFLEKSLKQKDFPLPKGYLKPAFWKS; translated from the exons GCTGAACTGAAGCATCGCCAGGAACTTCAACAGAAAATTGTTCATGATCTCTCGACATCATCCACTGAACAAATGAAACGATTTGAAGAATCCCTGGAGCTTAAGCAACGGCAGGAATATGAGGAGATGCGTGACATGATGGAGAAAGG ATCTCTTGAAGCTCGAGGACGTCAAGAAAAGTTAAAAGAAGAACACCGGCGTAAAGCTAAG AATATGAACCTGAAACTACGAGAAGCCGAGCAGCAGCGGCTACGGCAGAAGGAGTTGGAGCATCAGAGGCAAGCAGAAAGCCGAGATCGACTGCGCAAGTTGAATGCTATCCAGGCAGAAGTGTTACATCTGAATATGCAGATCGAGCCCTACTTGAAACAGAAGGACCTTGTGGGACTGGACCTCTCGGAATACAGTAATCGTGGCAATCAACTTTGCAGCCTGGTGTCAGGAGTTATTAAGCTCACATCagag GGTGGCTTGCTACAACAAGAGGACATGCTGAATGCAGAGCGAGCCCTGCTGCAAATGAGAACGCTGATAGCCGCTATGCATGAGAAAATTGCTGCTGTAGCAGCAGAGAAGAAGAGGGTAAAAGAAGAAGAGGAGAAAGCACTTCAGAAAAAACAAGAAGTCAAAACTGAAGTAGCACCACCAGCTCCTCAACAGAAGCCCACTCATAAAGAAG GGCTACAATTAAAGGCAGATTCAAGCATTTTGCAATGGTATCAACGGTTGCAGGATAGCTGTAATCAATGTGCAGCATCCATTAATGATCTTAACAACAGCAAGGATAGTAAG GTTAAGAAGATTAAAATGGATCTTCAGAAGACAGCAACTATTCCCGTTGGTCAAATATCTTCTGTCGCAG CATCTCACCTGCGTGAAATCTTTGACAAGATCAATAACCTCCTCCTTGGCAAGCAAATATCATCAGGTGGGAAGTTGGTGTCGATTTCTCAACACCCACAAGGTCAGGAGTTTGTCTATTACAAACTGGCAGAAAAATTTGTG AAACAAGGGGAGGAGGAGGTTGCATCTCACCATGAAGCTGCATTTCCAATAGCAGTGGTTGCTTCAGGGATCTGGGAGTCTCACCCGAAGGTTGGCGATATTTTCTTGGCCCACTTGCACCGAAAGTGTCCCTATGCAGTCCCGTTTTTCCCTTCATGGAAAGATGGGTTACCAAAGGAAGAATACCAAAG GTTATTGGGGTACAGAGTGCAGGAAAATTGTGTTGAGCAGCAGGACAACTTTCTGAAACGGATGTCTGGAATGGTTCGTCTGTATGCAGCCATCATGGTGTCAAGATGGCCCTATGGAACAAAGCAAGGG GAACATCCACATGACCTGAATCATGCTTGGCGCTGGTTGGCTCAGATGTTAAACATGGAACCATTGGCTGACGTGACTGCTACACTACTCTTTGATTTCTTGGAG GTCTGTGGCCATGCTTTGATGTTAAAGTACCAGAATCAGTTCTGGAAAATGATCCGACTAATCATGACTGAATATTTCCCCAG GATTGAAGCTGTTACAGGCAATGGTCAAGTTGGGGCCGTAATCCGTTTGCGCCAATTCCTCGAG AAAAGCTTGAAACAAAAAGATTTTCCTTTACCGAAGGGCTACCTAAAACCTGCATTCTGGAAGTCGTGA